The Saprospiraceae bacterium genome includes a window with the following:
- a CDS encoding DUF11 domain-containing protein, producing the protein MKNFIKVVYSLLVIIVFINSNSVFAQCGFDTGEGCPNTDYENYGVGSNTPETIEYDNFVSSFHSTIARTFDGSFRGWGEKMNSNGTSHVLSPQTINSTNYPGLTGIPLKATIGSDFANSGQFILLTTTGLFAWGTVGSVLVSSIKNTSTFSKLTINSELDGLPVGVDPVDVKMLQATHQTLVLTTCSGSVYVLSQSANARGNGASGNSTTWYQVTTSDAGNPPLTNIIAARAIGNTLFALGSDNTIWTWGNGSYLGNNNASSDRSRATPMTHPNNTETIKMIGITGTEGASRSYYTLMTNGKLYSMGNNTNRQLGDFTTSERRTWVRSRYTSSSGPTMDNIMWLSAQEHDSRFAAVNVINADSTQYSWGQNAGPGMIGTTSDPGYPQIPQGVLSTDKIIAVETGGHTSMNIKKCTSNFGYVGHRINGSMGDGTSVSAFQNSYTYSTASIDLCGASQAVILLDVSANANGNFCTGQSANLTGIPAGGTFLVLSGPGVLSGNTLIFTGTAGTVVVQYTVNNSCGQPTSTSIDVPVAVSPEAGPDRTVCGNGGAVNMAGSTSGVWSMASGNPGTANIVTPSSPTTEVNTFSAFGTYKLYYSNTESCVDSALVFSNNCQPSWTLTKSSTTVPNNYQTVGAVLTYSIVITNTGNVSINSVVVSDPTASSGPSYVSGDGGLIGTLEPGETWVFSASRIVTQSDINNGFYTNTATATGVPTGGILTPASDMETIPAIQNPSVDIIKTGTFVDNAPLGIYNAGDQITYSFTVTNTGNVTLTNVTVTDPLVTVSGSPIASLAPGASNSVAYTATKTLTQTDIDNGTFTNTATVTGTPPTGPNVNDTDDDIQNFDQDPSIEIIKTGTYVDNAPLGIYNAGDEITYSFTVTNTGNVTLTNVTVSDPLVTVSGSPIASLAPGQSNSVAYTATKTLTQTDINNGTFTNVATVTGTPPTGPNVTDTDDDTQNFIQTPSVDIVKTGTYVDNAPIGIYNAGDEITYTFTVTNTGNVTLTNVTVTDPLVTVSGSPIASLAPGQSNSVAYTATKTLTQTDIDNGIFTNTATVTGTPPTGPNVTDTDDDTQNFIQTPTVDIVKTGTYVDNAPLGIYNAGDQITYSFTVTNTGNVTLTNVTVTDPLVTVSGSPIASLAPGQSNSVAYTATKTLTQTDIDNGIFTNTATVTGTPPTGPNVTDTDDDTQNFIQTPTVDIVKTGTYVDNAPIGIYNAGDEITYTFTVTNTGNVTLTNVTVTDPLVTVSGSPIASLAPGASNSVAYTATKTLTQTDIDNGIFTNTATVTGTPPTGPNVTDTDDDTQNFIQTPTVDIVKTGTYVDNAPIGIYNAGDEITYTFTVTNTGNVTLTNVTVTDPLVTVSGSPIASLAPGASNSVAYTATKTLTQTDIDNGIFTNTATVTGTPPTGPNVTDTDDDTQNFIQTPSVDIVKTGTYVDNAPLGIYNAGDQITYSFTVTNTGNVTLTNVTVTDPLVTVSGSPIASLAPGQSNSVAYTATKTLTQTDINNGTFTNVATVTGTPPSGPNVTDTDNDTQNFIQTPTVDIVKTGTYVDNAPLGIYNAGDQITYSFTVTNTGNVTLTNVTVTDPLVTVSGSPIASLAPGQSNSVAYTATKTLTQTDINNGTFTNVATVTGTPPSGPNVTDTDNDTQNFIQTPTVDIVKTGTYVDNAPLGIYNAGDQITYSFTVTNTGNVTLTNVTVTDPLVTISGSPIASLAPGQSNSVAYTATKTLTQTDINNGTFTNVATVTGTPPSGPNVTDTDNDTQNFTPSPSVEIVKTGTYWTMRQ; encoded by the coding sequence ATGAAAAATTTCATAAAAGTAGTATATTCTCTATTGGTTATAATAGTTTTTATTAATTCAAATAGTGTGTTTGCGCAATGTGGATTTGATACCGGGGAAGGATGCCCAAATACGGATTATGAAAATTATGGTGTCGGGTCCAATACTCCTGAAACAATCGAATATGACAATTTTGTATCGTCCTTCCATTCTACAATAGCAAGAACTTTTGATGGTTCCTTCAGAGGCTGGGGAGAGAAAATGAACAGCAATGGTACTTCGCATGTATTATCACCTCAAACTATAAACAGTACCAACTACCCGGGTCTTACAGGAATTCCGCTAAAAGCTACGATTGGAAGTGATTTTGCAAATTCAGGTCAGTTTATTTTGTTAACAACCACCGGCTTATTTGCATGGGGTACGGTTGGTTCAGTTTTAGTTAGTTCAATTAAAAATACTTCAACATTTAGCAAACTTACTATCAATAGTGAATTAGATGGACTACCTGTAGGAGTTGACCCTGTGGATGTTAAAATGTTGCAGGCGACTCATCAAACTTTAGTATTGACAACATGTAGTGGTTCCGTTTATGTGTTATCACAGTCAGCAAATGCTAGAGGTAATGGAGCTAGTGGTAATTCTACAACATGGTATCAAGTGACAACTTCCGACGCTGGTAATCCTCCATTAACCAACATTATTGCTGCCAGAGCAATAGGAAATACTCTATTTGCTTTAGGCTCTGATAATACTATCTGGACTTGGGGTAATGGTTCTTATTTAGGAAATAATAATGCATCTTCAGACAGATCCCGTGCAACACCAATGACACACCCTAACAACACTGAAACCATAAAAATGATAGGTATTACAGGAACTGAGGGTGCATCAAGATCTTATTACACTCTAATGACTAATGGTAAATTATATTCAATGGGAAATAATACCAACAGACAATTAGGGGATTTTACTACTTCAGAACGACGAACATGGGTAAGATCAAGATATACAAGCTCCTCTGGTCCTACAATGGATAATATAATGTGGTTAAGTGCTCAGGAACATGATTCCCGGTTTGCAGCCGTCAATGTAATAAATGCAGACAGTACTCAATATTCATGGGGGCAAAATGCAGGGCCAGGAATGATTGGTACAACTTCTGATCCGGGATATCCACAAATACCACAAGGAGTCTTATCTACAGATAAAATTATTGCAGTAGAAACTGGAGGGCATACATCAATGAATATAAAAAAATGTACTTCTAATTTTGGTTATGTAGGTCATAGAATTAACGGAAGTATGGGAGATGGTACGAGTGTTTCAGCATTTCAGAATTCTTACACTTATTCTACAGCAAGTATTGATCTTTGTGGGGCTTCTCAGGCTGTAATACTACTTGATGTGAGTGCAAATGCAAATGGAAATTTTTGTACCGGTCAAAGTGCGAATCTGACAGGTATTCCAGCAGGTGGAACGTTCTTGGTTTTAAGTGGACCGGGTGTTTTAAGTGGTAACACACTTATATTCACAGGTACAGCTGGTACAGTAGTAGTCCAATACACGGTTAACAATAGTTGTGGACAACCAACATCAACTTCGATAGATGTACCTGTTGCTGTTTCACCAGAAGCAGGACCAGATCGAACTGTTTGTGGAAATGGGGGAGCAGTAAACATGGCTGGTTCAACTTCCGGGGTATGGTCCATGGCATCAGGAAACCCCGGTACTGCTAATATTGTAACTCCTTCCAGTCCAACTACTGAAGTAAATACTTTTTCTGCATTCGGGACTTACAAACTTTATTACTCAAATACTGAAAGTTGTGTAGATTCTGCTCTTGTGTTTTCGAATAATTGTCAACCTTCTTGGACTCTAACTAAAAGTTCTACCACTGTACCTAATAATTATCAAACAGTTGGAGCCGTTCTTACTTACAGTATTGTGATAACAAATACCGGAAACGTTTCTATAAATTCAGTAGTCGTTTCAGATCCTACTGCATCAAGTGGCCCAAGTTATGTTTCCGGAGATGGAGGTCTTATTGGTACCCTTGAACCTGGGGAAACATGGGTTTTTTCAGCTTCACGTATAGTAACCCAATCTGATATTAATAATGGGTTTTATACAAATACTGCAACTGCAACTGGAGTTCCCACAGGTGGAATATTGACTCCGGCAAGCGATATGGAAACTATTCCTGCCATACAAAATCCGTCAGTTGACATAATCAAAACAGGAACGTTTGTGGACAATGCGCCATTGGGTATTTATAACGCAGGCGATCAGATTACATATAGCTTTACGGTAACCAATACAGGTAATGTGACATTAACCAATGTAACAGTAACCGACCCATTAGTCACCGTAAGTGGCAGTCCGATTGCCAGTTTAGCACCGGGAGCGAGCAATAGTGTAGCCTACACAGCGACCAAAACATTAACGCAGACAGACATTGACAACGGTACATTTACGAATACAGCGACGGTCACGGGAACGCCACCGACGGGACCAAATGTTAATGATACCGATGATGACATCCAAAACTTTGATCAAGATCCATCAATTGAGATTATCAAAACAGGAACCTATGTAGACAATGCACCATTGGGCATCTACAATGCAGGTGATGAGATAACGTATAGCTTTACCGTTACAAATACCGGAAACGTGACCTTAACCAATGTTACCGTTAGTGACCCATTAGTTACGGTAAGCGGTAGCCCGATAGCAAGTTTAGCACCGGGACAAAGTAACAGTGTAGCGTACACCGCCACAAAAACCTTAACACAAACAGACATCAACAATGGTACCTTCACGAATGTGGCAACTGTCACGGGAACACCACCGACAGGCCCGAATGTCACGGATACCGATGATGATACACAAAATTTTATTCAAACGCCATCAGTCGATATCGTCAAAACAGGAACATATGTTGACAATGCGCCAATAGGCATCTACAATGCAGGAGATGAAATCACTTATACCTTTACGGTAACCAATACGGGAAACGTGACGTTGACGAATGTGACAGTAACAGATCCGTTAGTCACCGTTAGCGGAAGTCCGATAGCAAGTTTAGCACCGGGACAAAGTAACAGTGTAGCGTACACCGCCACAAAAACCTTAACACAAACAGACATTGACAACGGTATATTTACGAATACAGCCACTGTCACGGGAACACCACCGACAGGCCCGAATGTCACGGATACCGATGATGATACACAAAATTTTATACAAACGCCGACTGTAGATATCGTTAAAACAGGAACGTATGTGGACAATGCGCCATTGGGTATTTATAACGCAGGCGATCAGATTACATATAGCTTTACAGTAACAAACACAGGAAACGTGACGTTGACGAATGTTACCGTTACCGACCCATTGGTAACCGTTAGTGGAAGTCCAATCGCAAGTTTAGCACCGGGACAAAGTAACAGTGTAGCGTACACCGCCACAAAAACCTTAACACAAACAGACATTGACAACGGTATATTTACGAATACAGCCACTGTCACGGGAACACCACCGACAGGCCCGAATGTCACGGATACCGATGATGATACACAAAATTTTATACAAACGCCGACTGTAGATATCGTCAAAACAGGAACATATGTTGACAATGCGCCAATAGGCATCTACAATGCAGGAGATGAAATCACTTATACCTTTACGGTAACCAATACAGGAAATGTGACGTTGACCAATGTGACAGTTACGGATCCATTGGTAACAGTAAGCGGCAGTCCGATTGCGAGTCTGGCCCCTGGAGCGAGCAACAGTGTAGCCTACACAGCGACCAAAACATTAACGCAGACAGACATTGACAACGGTATATTTACGAATACAGCCACTGTCACGGGAACACCACCGACAGGCCCGAATGTTACGGATACCGATGATGATACACAAAATTTTATACAAACGCCGACTGTAGATATCGTCAAAACAGGAACATATGTTGACAATGCGCCAATAGGCATCTACAATGCAGGAGATGAAATCACTTATACCTTTACGGTAACCAATACAGGAAATGTGACGTTGACCAATGTTACCGTTACCGACCCATTGGTAACAGTAAGCGGCAGTCCGATTGCGAGTCTGGCCCCTGGAGCGAGCAACAGTGTAGCCTACACAGCGACCAAAACATTAACGCAGACAGACATTGACAACGGTATATTTACGAATACAGCCACTGTCACGGGAACACCACCGACAGGCCCGAATGTCACGGATACCGATGATGATACACAAAATTTTATACAAACGCCGTCAGTCGATATCGTCAAAACAGGAACATATGTTGACAATGCGCCATTGGGTATTTATAACGCAGGCGATCAGATTACATATAGCTTTACAGTAACCAACACAGGAAACGTGACGTTGACGAATGTTACCGTTACCGACCCATTAGTCACCGTTAGCGGAAGTCCGATAGCAAGTTTAGCACCGGGACAAAGTAACAGTGTAGCGTACACCGCCACAAAAACCTTAACACAAACAGACATCAACAATGGTACCTTCACGAATGTGGCCACTGTCACGGGCACCCCACCTTCAGGACCAAATGTCACAGATACTGATAACGATACACAAAATTTTATACAAACGCCGACTGTAGATATCGTTAAAACAGGAACGTATGTGGACAATGCGCCATTGGGTATTTATAACGCAGGCGATCAGATTACATATAGCTTTACAGTAACCAACACAGGAAACGTGACGTTGACGAATGTTACCGTTACCGACCCATTGGTAACCGTAAGCGGAAGTCCGATAGCAAGTTTAGCACCGGGACAAAGTAACAGTGTAGCGTACACCGCCACAAAAACCTTAACACAAACAGACATCAACAATGGTACCTTCACGAATGTGGCCACTGTCACGGGCACCCCACCTTCAGGACCAAATGTCACAGATACTGATAACGATACACAAAATTTTATACAAACGCCGACTGTAGATATCGTTAAAACAGGAACGTATGTGGACAATGCGCCATTGGGTATTTATAACGCAGGCGATCAGATTACATATAGCTTTACAGTAACCAACACAGGAAACGTGACGTTGACGAATGTTACCGTTACCGACCCATTGGTAACCATAAGCGGAAGTCCGATAGCAAGTTTAGCACCGGGACAAAGTAACAGTGTAGCGTACACCGCCACAAAAACCTTAACACAAACAGACATCAACAATGGTACCTTCACGAATGTGGCCACTGTCACGGGCACCCCACCTTCAGGACCAAATGTCACAGATACTGATAATGATACACAAAATTTTACCCCAAGCCCATCTGTAGAGATTGTCAAAACAGGAACATATTGGACAATGCGCCAATAG
- a CDS encoding IS1595 family transposase — protein MEGFEIFTGQNELEFIKRFSDKDSCYAYLAHHKWSNGFECPQCHCKEEHNCLFLHHKRCKNCQRIISPTANTLFHKVKFGIEKAFYIVFKMTATTKSISAEQLAKNVGINRKTALMFQHKVRIAMKSSEKHPLTGQVEVDEAFIGQKEEDQIGRGAEKKAQIIVAVEKNGTTGIKRMYARKIENASTKELKTLFEKHISSEATVLTDKWRGYSPLCDVYNITQEKSEPDKNFKVMHRCIQQLKSWIRGIHHSVNHDYLQGYLDEFCYRINRSIHKNTIFDKLVGRMSKADSIFKNQIKLAYSN, from the coding sequence ATGGAAGGATTTGAAATATTTACAGGACAAAATGAACTGGAATTTATAAAAAGGTTTTCAGACAAAGATAGCTGCTATGCTTATTTAGCACATCACAAATGGTCCAATGGCTTTGAATGTCCGCAATGTCATTGTAAAGAAGAGCATAATTGTTTGTTTTTGCATCATAAGCGATGTAAAAATTGTCAAAGAATTATTTCTCCAACGGCTAATACATTGTTCCATAAAGTTAAATTTGGAATTGAGAAGGCGTTTTATATTGTTTTCAAAATGACCGCCACAACTAAGAGTATCTCCGCAGAGCAATTGGCAAAAAATGTTGGTATTAATCGTAAAACTGCCTTGATGTTTCAACATAAGGTAAGAATTGCAATGAAGAGTTCAGAAAAGCACCCATTAACTGGACAAGTTGAAGTAGATGAAGCGTTTATAGGCCAAAAAGAAGAAGATCAAATTGGACGTGGTGCAGAGAAAAAGGCGCAAATCATTGTTGCAGTAGAGAAAAACGGTACAACAGGGATCAAAAGAATGTATGCTAGAAAGATAGAAAATGCATCTACAAAGGAGCTTAAGACGTTATTTGAAAAACACATTTCGAGCGAAGCCACAGTTTTGACAGATAAGTGGCGAGGCTACTCTCCTTTATGTGATGTTTATAACATAACTCAGGAGAAGAGTGAGCCAGACAAGAATTTCAAAGTAATGCACCGATGTATTCAGCAGCTAAAGAGTTGGATACGGGGCATTCATCATAGCGTAAATCATGACTATCTTCAGGGATATTTAGATGAATTTTGCTATCGAATCAATCGATCCATTCATAAAAATACTATTTTTGATAAATTGGTTGGACGAATGAGTAAAGCAGACTCGATTTTTAAAAACCAAATAAAATTAGCCTACAGTAATTAA
- a CDS encoding response regulator transcription factor, with product MKGKPRILYVEDDETLSFVTMDNLELNGYVVDHCLDGESGLEAFYQNTYDLCILDVMLPKMDGYMLAEKIRASDPNVPILFLTAKSMKEDRLHGLRLGADDYITKPFSIEELVLKIEVFLKRKFVTAPANEIFRIGKYNFDYRNLTLALDEEKRSLTQKEADLLKMLYDHKNNVVKRSVILEKLWGEDDYFLGRSMDVFISRLRKYLSEDPSLKVDNIHGVGFKLVAD from the coding sequence ATGAAAGGAAAACCAAGGATACTGTATGTAGAAGATGACGAGACATTGAGTTTTGTCACTATGGATAATCTTGAACTCAACGGATATGTGGTAGATCATTGTCTCGATGGTGAATCAGGTCTTGAAGCATTTTATCAGAATACATACGACTTATGTATCCTTGATGTGATGCTACCTAAAATGGACGGATATATGCTGGCTGAAAAAATAAGAGCTTCTGACCCGAATGTCCCTATTCTTTTCCTTACTGCAAAATCTATGAAAGAAGATCGACTTCATGGATTGAGATTGGGAGCGGATGACTATATCACCAAGCCATTCAGTATAGAAGAGCTCGTACTCAAAATTGAAGTTTTTCTGAAAAGGAAATTTGTTACTGCTCCGGCAAACGAAATATTCAGAATCGGGAAATATAATTTTGATTACAGAAATCTTACGCTGGCATTGGATGAAGAAAAAAGAAGTCTCACGCAGAAAGAAGCAGATCTCCTGAAAATGCTTTATGACCATAAAAATAATGTTGTAAAAAGGAGCGTCATTCTCGAAAAACTGTGGGGAGAAGATGATTACTTCTTAGGAAGGAGTATGGATGTTTTTATCAGCCGACTCAGAAAATACCTGAGCGAAGACCCAAGTTTGAAAGTGGATAACATTCATGGCGTCGGCTTCAAACTTGTAGCAGATTGA
- a CDS encoding MBL fold metallo-hydrolase — MEIKTFTFNDFYENTYLLYDKTLECVIIDPGCSTYEERKELESFIHRHELKPVHLLNTHCHIDHILGNRFVSEKYNLKLSAHYGEIPVLASGLTVSQMYQINYELSPDIEIFLNENDVIEFGNTQLDILFTPGHSPASISFLNKDTGVLIAGDVLFKGSIGRTDLPGGDYDTLINSVKSRFFTLNDSTIVYPGHGPETSIGIEKATNPFFR, encoded by the coding sequence ATGGAAATAAAGACATTTACTTTCAACGACTTTTATGAAAACACCTACTTACTTTATGACAAAACCCTTGAATGCGTCATTATTGATCCGGGCTGCAGTACTTATGAGGAAAGAAAGGAACTGGAGAGTTTTATCCATCGCCACGAATTAAAACCTGTACATCTTCTAAATACCCACTGCCACATAGATCATATTCTGGGCAATCGCTTTGTATCAGAAAAATACAATCTGAAACTAAGTGCTCACTACGGCGAAATACCGGTTTTGGCATCGGGTCTCACCGTATCGCAGATGTACCAGATCAATTATGAATTATCACCGGATATAGAGATTTTTCTGAATGAAAATGATGTAATTGAATTTGGGAACACACAGCTTGACATATTATTTACACCGGGACATTCGCCGGCGAGTATTTCTTTCCTGAATAAAGATACCGGCGTATTGATCGCAGGCGATGTACTATTTAAAGGAAGTATCGGCAGGACAGACTTGCCGGGTGGCGATTACGATACATTAATTAATTCTGTAAAATCCCGATTTTTTACTTTGAACGATTCGACTATTGTTTATCCGGGTCATGGTCCGGAGACAAGCATTGGTATTGAAAAAGCCACGAATCCTTTTTTTCGCTGA
- a CDS encoding LytTR family transcriptional regulator produces MKTKIRLKHIFIGCLMIALVLFLYTLLTDGLESKVNNYGYYFSESALFGTVWLVMVPIVSFIYKLKLYRKSSYKVVFIILGSAILNIVIFAGIVWLCSLLLFNHTYHIPGTIQYAFLKYFLLLVSVYTIVILVFNYFGKSSPITIVKTGKSFSDILIVRDQSGKTMLKSTDILYIRASTPYVEIYTKGKKYLEQSSLKDMIEKLDPNIFVRVHKSSIINLHNLSQFTSRMNGDYDITMTDGMVIRMSRNFSTIFKSKMKTFTQLS; encoded by the coding sequence ATGAAAACCAAAATCCGGCTTAAACATATTTTTATTGGCTGCTTAATGATTGCATTGGTCTTGTTTTTATATACGCTACTGACTGACGGACTGGAATCAAAAGTCAATAATTATGGTTATTACTTTTCTGAGTCGGCTCTTTTTGGCACTGTTTGGTTGGTGATGGTACCTATTGTGTCCTTTATTTACAAGTTAAAACTTTACCGAAAGAGTAGTTATAAAGTTGTTTTTATAATATTGGGTTCGGCTATTTTGAATATTGTCATTTTTGCAGGAATTGTTTGGTTGTGTTCATTGCTTTTGTTTAATCACACATACCATATACCCGGTACAATACAGTATGCGTTTTTAAAATACTTTTTACTGTTGGTATCTGTTTATACGATTGTAATATTAGTATTCAACTACTTTGGCAAGTCTTCACCGATAACGATTGTTAAAACGGGAAAATCATTTTCAGATATATTGATTGTCCGGGATCAATCCGGTAAGACCATGTTAAAATCAACGGATATTTTATATATCAGAGCAAGCACACCTTACGTTGAAATCTATACCAAAGGAAAAAAGTATTTAGAACAGAGTTCTCTTAAAGATATGATTGAAAAACTTGATCCGAATATTTTTGTGAGAGTACATAAATCTTCTATCATTAACCTTCATAATTTAAGCCAATTCACATCAAGAATGAATGGTGACTATGATATTACCATGACTGATGGGATGGTTATCAGAATGAGCAGGAATTTCAGTACTATTTTCAAATCAAAAATGAAAACTTTTACTCAGCTTAGTTAA
- a CDS encoding intradiol ring-cleavage dioxygenase, giving the protein MKMKGVNVFLFLSAVVLACQMKNDSGITILSLPTQKIGGGCDGCELMYKGMPVLINETDTSSGWNTISAQKLLITGTIYKRDGKTPAVNVILYYWHTDTKGFYSSEENNAVKAHGNLRGWVKTNENGKYSIYTSRPAPYPDGFSPAHIHLSVKEPDLSDEYYCEDVVFDDDPLLIPYLKKFSSHNRCGSGIVRILLDGIVHKGEHDIVLGLNIPSYPVTENYGGFTSGLEIGEDQPSFIPLHVFGPDKLTQTCPVCKYGRYHGIIFFADFPYDPIELSGWLKFLEAESAQRKKYLKVYVVFNLKNPTSEKKIIQQIEDLGKTLDLKYTALTIVPSWDDTHSEVHFNKINPKVKNTVIIYKHRSIVDKFINLKYVDESLAQIKKSLDFGIEWFDLPEIRGHE; this is encoded by the coding sequence ATGAAAATGAAAGGTGTGAATGTGTTTTTGTTTTTATCAGCGGTTGTGCTTGCCTGTCAAATGAAGAACGACTCCGGCATAACGATTTTAAGTCTGCCTACTCAAAAGATAGGAGGCGGGTGTGACGGTTGCGAGCTCATGTATAAAGGTATGCCTGTTCTTATCAACGAAACGGATACCAGTTCCGGATGGAATACTATTTCCGCTCAAAAGTTATTGATTACAGGAACCATTTACAAAAGAGATGGCAAAACTCCGGCGGTGAATGTGATCCTTTATTATTGGCATACGGATACTAAAGGTTTTTACTCATCGGAAGAAAATAATGCAGTGAAAGCCCATGGAAATCTGAGAGGTTGGGTCAAAACAAACGAAAATGGCAAATATTCCATATACACTTCCAGACCTGCACCTTATCCCGATGGATTTTCACCGGCACACATTCATCTTTCAGTGAAAGAACCCGATTTGTCTGATGAGTATTATTGTGAAGATGTAGTATTTGATGATGACCCTTTATTAATTCCTTACCTGAAAAAGTTTTCGTCTCATAACCGATGTGGAAGCGGGATTGTACGTATTTTGCTGGATGGCATTGTTCATAAGGGAGAGCATGATATTGTGCTTGGGTTGAATATACCTTCTTATCCTGTAACTGAGAATTATGGGGGTTTTACCTCCGGTTTGGAAATTGGAGAAGATCAGCCTTCCTTCATACCACTCCATGTGTTCGGACCTGACAAACTTACTCAAACCTGTCCAGTATGTAAGTATGGCAGATATCATGGGATTATATTTTTTGCAGATTTTCCTTATGACCCCATTGAGTTATCCGGTTGGTTAAAATTTTTGGAAGCAGAAAGTGCTCAAAGGAAAAAATATCTGAAAGTATATGTAGTGTTCAATCTGAAAAATCCAACATCAGAAAAAAAAATCATTCAGCAAATAGAAGATTTAGGAAAGACGCTCGATCTGAAATATACTGCACTTACTATCGTTCCGTCGTGGGATGATACGCATTCAGAAGTTCATTTCAATAAAATAAATCCAAAAGTTAAAAATACTGTCATTATTTATAAACATAGAAGTATTGTGGATAAGTTTATCAATCTCAAATATGTAGATGAAAGCCTGGCGCAAATCAAAAAATCACTGGATTTTGGTATTGAATGGTTTGACCTGCCTGAAATCAGGGGGCATGAATGA
- a CDS encoding HAMP domain-containing histidine kinase has protein sequence MPYYLIRRLIILGGLSIIGILFIQSYWLLKTYDIKDKEFDQTVNIVLRNVAQRMSKYNNSVLPKTGLIQRRTSNYYAVNINSAIDPGILEQYLVQEFNNQSLNTAFEYAVYDCFSDDLVYGNYCSIENNSMSFGKEAKKLPKFDDLVYYFVVRFPSRESFLLANMRMTITFTALSILTIIFFIYSMWVILTQKRLSELQKDFINNMTHEFKTPLSSVKIAADVLASDDKIKDDKRLSRYAQIIREQNNRLNEQVEKVLNIARLEKDSIELRKEIIELNQSLLDIVTNEALKLPEENIFFTPSSGDLFIMADRLHFVNVITNLIDNAIKYSKNDPEVKIILEEKDSIFVHIIDNGIGIDKESQKKLFDKFYRVSTGDVHNVKGFGLGLYYVKNICSAHGWNIQVQSMPEKGTTFSIVIPKNLKI, from the coding sequence ATGCCGTATTACCTGATAAGAAGATTGATAATTTTAGGGGGCCTGTCTATTATTGGAATTCTCTTCATACAGTCTTACTGGCTACTTAAGACATATGATATTAAGGACAAAGAATTTGATCAGACTGTAAATATTGTCTTGAGAAATGTGGCTCAGCGAATGTCTAAGTATAATAATAGTGTCTTGCCAAAGACTGGACTTATTCAGAGACGAACTTCCAATTATTATGCTGTAAACATCAATAGTGCCATCGACCCGGGTATTCTTGAACAATATCTCGTTCAGGAGTTTAATAATCAGTCATTAAACACTGCTTTTGAGTATGCAGTATATGATTGTTTTAGTGACGATCTGGTGTATGGCAATTATTGCAGTATCGAGAATAATTCGATGAGTTTTGGAAAAGAAGCTAAAAAACTTCCGAAATTTGATGATCTGGTCTATTATTTTGTAGTTCGTTTTCCATCGAGAGAAAGTTTCCTGCTTGCAAATATGCGCATGACCATTACCTTTACAGCTCTCTCTATCCTTACAATAATATTTTTTATTTACAGTATGTGGGTCATTTTGACCCAGAAAAGGCTTTCAGAATTGCAGAAAGACTTTATAAATAATATGACACATGAATTCAAAACACCCCTATCGTCCGTAAAGATTGCCGCTGATGTTCTTGCTTCAGATGATAAAATTAAGGATGACAAAAGACTGAGTCGGTATGCACAGATCATACGGGAACAGAACAATCGTCTGAATGAACAGGTCGAAAAAGTTCTGAATATAGCACGTCTTGAAAAAGATAGTATCGAGTTGCGAAAAGAAATTATAGAGCTAAATCAATCTTTATTGGACATAGTGACTAATGAAGCCCTTAAATTGCCGGAAGAAAATATATTTTTTACACCATCTTCAGGTGATTTGTTTATCATGGCGGATCGTCTTCATTTTGTCAACGTAATAACCAATCTCATTGATAATGCAATAAAATATAGTAAAAACGATCCTGAAGTAAAAATTATACTTGAAGAAAAAGATAGTATATTTGTGCATATAATTGATAATGGTATTGGAATTGACAAAGAAAGCCAAAAGAAGCTTTTTGATAAGTTTTACAGAGTATCTACAGGCGATGTACATAATGTCAAAGGCTTTGGATTGGGATTGTATTACGTTAAAAATATCTGCTCAGCACATGGATGGAATATTCAGGTTCAATCAATGCCGGAAAAGGGTACAACATTTTCGATTGTAATACCTAAAAATCTGAAGATTTAA